The genomic DNA TTGTGTCCGGCATAGACGAGATAGAGGTCTTCGATAATCGAGGAGTGGACCGCGGGAAGCGTGTTCGGCTGCTGGCTCGCCTTGAACACACGCCGCTCAGGATACATCGTTGCCAGCGGGTGGCCATTCTTAGAAACGTCAATAATGGCGTATGCAGACTCGAAATTTGGATTGTCATCCTGCGTATAGGAGCGGCAGGTCAACGTATAGCTGCCGATCTGCATGGAGTCGCCGTTGCCCATTTCCTGCTCTTTGGTCTCGTTGAATGCCGAGCCCGCGAGTCCTATGACTGCCACGACCACGCCAAAATGCACGACATAGCCGCCGTAGCGCCGGGTGTTACGGTGCCAGAGTTGCGCAACCGAAGAAAAAAGATTGCGTCCGGTGTGACTGCTGATGACGCGCGCTCCGCGTAAAAACTCCGAGAGAATCGTCGCCATTACCATCACCGAGAGTGATATCGCCATGAGGGCGTAGAAATATGAGACGTCTTCCCAGGGCCTCATCTTACCAACCATGAGTGCAATCGCTGTGCCCACTGCCACTGCGGTAGGAATGGCGAAGTTGCGCTTCAGGCTCGCGAAAGAGGTCCTTCTCCACGCCAGTAGCGGACCCACCGCGGTCAGCAGCAGCAGGAGCAGAGCGATGGGAACATTGACGTGGTTATAAAAAGGTGGACCCACTGTGATCTTATTTCCCGTCACCCATTCTGAGAGAACAGGAAAGAAAGTTCCCCACAGCACAGCAAAGCACGACACCAGAAGAAGCAGGTTGTTAAACAGGAAGCTGGATTCACGCGAGACCAGCGACTCCAGCCGGTGTTCGCTCTCCAGGTGAGAGCGGTTCTTGATAAAGAAGAAGATGCAGACGGCAAGAATAATCGCCAGGAAAATAAGGAACCAGTCTCCAATGGAAGATTGCGCGAAGGCGTGCACCGAGCTGATCACGCCGCTGCGCGTGAGAAAAGTTCCGAGAATCGAGAGCATGAAGGTGGCAAAAATGAGCCAAACATTCCAGATTTTCATCATGCCGCGCTTTTCCTGCATCATGACTGAGTGCAGGAAGGCCGTACAGGTCAGCCAGGGCAAGAGCGAGGCATTCTCTACCGGATCCCATCCCCAGTAACCGCCCCAGCCCAGCACGTAATAGGCCCAGTGCGAACCCAGGAAGATGCCACAGGTGAGGAACATCCACGTGACCATCGTCCAGCGGCGTGTGATATGGATCCATTTTTCGCCGGGATAGCGCATAATGAGCGCCGCCAGGCCAAAAGCAAACGGCACTGACATTCCCACATAGCCCAGGTAGAGCATGGGCGGATGGATGACCATTTCGGGGTACTGCAGCAGAGGATTGAGTCCGTTTCCGTCCGTGGGAATCTCTCCTTGCACCAGGGAAAAAGGCGTGGCCGCAATATTCAATAAAAGAAGAAAGAAGACCTGTATTCCAGCCAGAACCACCGAGGCATGGGCCGTCAGGCGAATATCAACCTTGTGCCGCAAACGCAGCACAAATCCGTAGGCCCCCAGCAGCAGCGACCACAGGAGCAGGGAACCCTCCTGTCCCGACCACAACACAGCAAATTTGTAGGGCGCGGAGAGAGCGCGGTTGCTGTGGTGCAGGATATAAGCGACGGAAAAATCGTCATGAAACGCCGACCACAGCAGCGCAAAGCCAGCACCAGCCACGGCGATGAAGGATGCGATCCCGGCGCGGCGCGCAGTTTCCCCCAGCAGGCGGCTGGCTGAGTTCTCTCGCAGCAAACAGACCGCCCCCACCACCAGGGAATACAGACTCAGGATAAGAGCGCAGAGGAGTGCGAAACTACCAAAAATAGGCATGGAATTATGAATCCGAGGCGAAATTTTATTCTTTCAAACATTGCCCGCGGGCGCAATGCGGACAACCGGAACCACGGTCTGGGCGACGCGATATTGTATCAGTCCTGTGCGCCGGAATTACAGGAATGTATACCTGGACTTCCAAGCATTTAAGTCCATGTACTTCCGGGGTGGCTTCTTAAGCTGTGAGCTTCTCTCTGTGGCCCAGAATCTCGGCTTCAGCGCGCAGCCAGTCTTCTTCCGCGTAGCCGTGCAGGCCGCCGCGTTCTTCAAAAAGCTCGTAGGCGCGCTGGCGGACCCTTGCTTCCAAATCTAAGTGCAGAGTCCGAGACGACTCGAATGCCAGGATTGAGGTGGTTGGTTGGGAATCAGAATTTGCCATGGGTTGGGATTTTTTGGCGGATGCTTTCGTTCTTGGCATAGAATAACCTCCTGAATTGTGACCTTAATAAGGGAAGCAAGGCATGGGCCCAGTGTTGCTTCGCATTCTTAAAATCATAACGCCGCTGTCTGTGAAAAATATCACCAGGAACGAAAATTTTTGTGAAAATTCTTTTTATTATTGTATAAATTTTTTTCTATAGGTCCCCAAGCGGAATAGAATCTACAAAGCTTTGTTAGCGTCCCTTCGTTCTTCGATTTTTTGCGTGAAAATGACTCATCGAGGAGCCACTATGCTTAAAAGCATCAGATTTTTATTGTTTGTCGCTTTTCTGTTTGTTGCCTGCCTGTGTTTTTCTCAGAAGCCTTCGAAGACGAAGCCTTCTACAACCAAGCCCTCCCCAGCCAAGTCGTCCGAAATTGATGTGGAGCATTCCACCATCACGGTGCACGTGCTGCGCGCTGGTGTTTTTGGATTTACCGGAGACAATCACGAAGTCCAGGCGCCCATTGCCAGAGGAAAACTCGACGAGGCCGCGAAAACCATCGAGTTTGAAATCGAGACTGCCAAGATGCAGGTCCTCGATCCTAAAATGGAGCCCGCCAAGCGTGCCCAGGTGCAGGAGAAGATGCTCGGCCCCGAAGTCTTAAATACCGCCCAATATCCTCTGATCCAGTTCACCTCCACATCGGTGGCGTCCGGTAGGATCGGGCAATGGTCGGTCACCGGCAATCTAAAATTGCATGGGCAGACGCATCCTGTGGTCGTACAGGTGAGCCAACCCGCCGATGAGGCCGCCCTTGCAAATTCCCGGACGAAAGGCCATCACTACCGCGGCACCGCTACCTTGAAACAGACGGATTTCGGCATCAAACCCGTCAGCGTTGCCGGTGGCACGGTGAAGGTCAAAGATGAGCTCAAGCTGGATTTTGAGATTGTGACCCGCTAGCGAAACTTCGGCCAGTTTAGCTCGTGGAGCTTGCTGTTTGGAGCTTGGAGCTGTCTTGCTCCTGCAGCTTCTGCGAATAGAAAGAAGCTGATTCCTCGCCGCGCTCGCACTCTTTGGCAAAGTAGATCAGGTGATGACCAACCAGGCCCACATGGATAAGGCTTTCAATGTCGCCTTTCTTCAACGCCGGCCACGCCATCTTCCAGAATGTCCGGCGGTAGCTGCTGAACATTCCCACTCGGACCAGGAGGTGGAAGAGCATGCTCATGCCGCGTCGGATGCTGGCATAATTCACACGCGCGGGGCTGTTGGGCAACGGTACGCGGCGGGCGTAGGTATTGTGCACGTTGTAGATGAAGCGTTCGTATAGAAATTCAGGTTGATAAGCTGTGGTCAGGCAGCGCCGCCACATTTCCACCACCTGCTCGTAGGGCAGCATGAACTTTACATTGGATTCGCGGTTTTCGTCTGAAACCAACCGCCCTTCTTGTTCCAGCCTGCGCCATAGAGGTGTCTTGGGCAGGGCGTGCAGAATGTTGATGGTCAGCATCGGAATCTGTGACATGCGGATAAATTCCAGCACATGGTCTACGGTCTCTGCCGTATCGGTGTCGAGTCCCAGGATGATTCCCGAGACGACTTCCATTCCATAATGGTTCAGGAGCTTGATCGAATCCAGCATGGGCACGCTGAGGTTTTGCATCTTCGACATGGCTTTGA from Terriglobales bacterium includes the following:
- a CDS encoding cytochrome c-type biogenesis CcmF C-terminal domain-containing protein, encoding MPIFGSFALLCALILSLYSLVVGAVCLLRENSASRLLGETARRAGIASFIAVAGAGFALLWSAFHDDFSVAYILHHSNRALSAPYKFAVLWSGQEGSLLLWSLLLGAYGFVLRLRHKVDIRLTAHASVVLAGIQVFFLLLLNIAATPFSLVQGEIPTDGNGLNPLLQYPEMVIHPPMLYLGYVGMSVPFAFGLAALIMRYPGEKWIHITRRWTMVTWMFLTCGIFLGSHWAYYVLGWGGYWGWDPVENASLLPWLTCTAFLHSVMMQEKRGMMKIWNVWLIFATFMLSILGTFLTRSGVISSVHAFAQSSIGDWFLIFLAIILAVCIFFFIKNRSHLESEHRLESLVSRESSFLFNNLLLLVSCFAVLWGTFFPVLSEWVTGNKITVGPPFYNHVNVPIALLLLLLTAVGPLLAWRRTSFASLKRNFAIPTAVAVGTAIALMVGKMRPWEDVSYFYALMAISLSVMVMATILSEFLRGARVISSHTGRNLFSSVAQLWHRNTRRYGGYVVHFGVVVAVIGLAGSAFNETKEQEMGNGDSMQIGSYTLTCRSYTQDDNPNFESAYAIIDVSKNGHPLATMYPERRVFKASQQPNTLPAVHSSIIEDLYLVYAGHNNDTDHPIITAHRNPLVAWLWTGWLLIVFGTLLALVPNEAAVKVAQSVPVRATAPDVGLAQTTGAGD
- a CDS encoding DUF2934 domain-containing protein encodes the protein MPRTKASAKKSQPMANSDSQPTTSILAFESSRTLHLDLEARVRQRAYELFEERGGLHGYAEEDWLRAEAEILGHREKLTA
- a CDS encoding YceI family protein, giving the protein MLKSIRFLLFVAFLFVACLCFSQKPSKTKPSTTKPSPAKSSEIDVEHSTITVHVLRAGVFGFTGDNHEVQAPIARGKLDEAAKTIEFEIETAKMQVLDPKMEPAKRAQVQEKMLGPEVLNTAQYPLIQFTSTSVASGRIGQWSVTGNLKLHGQTHPVVVQVSQPADEAALANSRTKGHHYRGTATLKQTDFGIKPVSVAGGTVKVKDELKLDFEIVTR